A genomic region of Candidatus Marimicrobium litorale contains the following coding sequences:
- a CDS encoding carboxypeptidase regulatory-like domain-containing protein → MRYVQILAAVAAILFSAHSSAMCGAPPALSCDADGNGDVNIDDISAISEANGTLASGPGDVRDIDGDGTITLLDARQCVALCSLSQCVDPQERASARLAVGDDLLSGPIARGVAGDYVLENRNLRVIIQKPGRQWLSIGTFGGNIIDVSAKDENGGLLPDHMEEFVLGLNIENTPNYTQVAIESDGGDGLPAKICFTGPDDLLELANASSAIEAFGVSLPASADDRDLPVNIETCYSLRPGARYIEIDTTLHNLGFEQLGVYMTEYLNGSGQVEFFQPYAGFGEPTLTPSCPLDTWVTCDSEFGGSCDQCNYAAYTGVDGAAGVSYGLIHEEKESSSFSTAGINILVYGASVLELILLAPEPEYQIPAGGELLFKRYFAVGDGTVASIADIRNELFGIEAAEISGSVSSGGQPLEGAQVAAYQVLDAQSSPPTLFMANHSRTDDAGNYRMSLPPGEYEVRANMEGYPFPAAGPGILSVAAAPIVQNFDMPQPGYLDVTVIDHVGPGAAKVQLVGFDSSPPLANNIGGNEAGVFGDIRADSLPYGVAQALFIGRDGVAEQLTVEPGDYQIAVTRGPRYSAYTENITIEAGQVTTVQAEIVEVVSTAGFVHGDFHVHSIDSPDSEVTRAERISVMLAEGISFFTPSNHGVRSDFLPTIQSMGVADLIGVAISSETTTFDYGHFNSWPVTLDPASISGGAYDWAGPASPGDDFPAYGNYSIPPAEIFTGLHADPMNNLVQINHVASFFDSSGLAVDTGTTPPQSAVDLASRRLDPSIPNAFDSGFDALEVWIGTNGRGGIINGFLGQNAGNWFNLINQDLVRIGIANSDTHDFRFTKTSARTLIPSATTDPAALTAAPEALAATVLAGKAIGTNAPFLLLQASGVWQTQAQEAGLRLDDNTLMPIDVGSDVVLTAIISTPAWAEVDNVEFYINNQPQLTTSAPASPRYGVCADARIAAGDAGWSEVDVVVDASVQGGSRTDITATLLLEDVTEDTWIVAVASGTDGVSRPLFPVLPADLNPGSNATLADLTDGNLGEGGTPAFAFTNPLFVDVDGNGWNAPGVNNAPCSP, encoded by the coding sequence ATGCGATACGTACAAATCTTGGCTGCCGTAGCGGCCATCCTTTTTTCTGCGCACTCCAGCGCAATGTGCGGTGCGCCGCCGGCTCTCTCATGCGACGCTGATGGCAATGGCGATGTCAATATCGATGACATTAGCGCGATAAGCGAGGCCAATGGCACTCTGGCTTCCGGTCCTGGTGATGTCAGAGACATCGACGGTGACGGTACGATTACTCTACTGGATGCGCGGCAATGTGTAGCGTTATGCTCCCTTAGCCAGTGTGTCGACCCGCAAGAGCGGGCCTCTGCGAGATTGGCTGTTGGCGACGATCTTCTGTCTGGACCTATTGCGCGAGGCGTTGCGGGTGACTACGTCCTCGAAAATAGAAACCTGCGAGTCATCATCCAAAAGCCAGGTCGGCAGTGGCTGAGTATCGGTACTTTTGGCGGCAATATTATAGACGTGAGCGCGAAGGACGAGAACGGTGGCCTGCTACCGGATCATATGGAGGAGTTCGTTCTTGGGCTCAACATCGAGAACACACCAAACTATACCCAGGTGGCCATCGAAAGTGATGGCGGCGACGGTCTCCCGGCGAAAATCTGTTTTACAGGTCCGGATGATCTGTTGGAGCTGGCAAATGCGAGTTCCGCAATCGAGGCGTTCGGCGTGTCGTTACCAGCCAGTGCTGACGATCGAGACTTGCCGGTTAATATCGAGACCTGTTACAGCCTCAGGCCGGGGGCTCGCTACATAGAAATAGACACCACCCTCCATAATCTCGGCTTTGAACAGCTGGGCGTGTACATGACGGAATACCTCAATGGGTCGGGACAGGTCGAGTTCTTCCAGCCCTACGCGGGATTCGGGGAGCCCACACTCACGCCATCCTGCCCACTCGATACCTGGGTCACATGCGACTCTGAGTTCGGTGGTTCCTGCGATCAGTGCAACTACGCGGCCTATACCGGCGTCGACGGAGCCGCGGGAGTTTCCTACGGACTAATACATGAGGAGAAAGAGTCCTCTTCTTTCTCGACGGCGGGTATTAATATTTTGGTGTATGGGGCGTCTGTACTCGAGCTCATCCTGCTGGCTCCGGAACCGGAATACCAAATACCTGCCGGCGGAGAACTGTTGTTCAAGCGCTACTTCGCCGTTGGCGATGGAACAGTCGCCAGCATCGCAGACATCCGCAATGAGTTGTTTGGGATAGAAGCTGCCGAGATAAGCGGAAGCGTGAGCAGCGGCGGACAGCCGCTTGAGGGCGCGCAAGTGGCGGCGTATCAGGTGCTGGACGCGCAGTCCTCGCCGCCGACTCTGTTTATGGCCAACCACAGTCGCACCGATGACGCCGGTAATTACCGCATGAGTTTGCCGCCCGGAGAGTATGAAGTGCGGGCAAATATGGAGGGGTATCCATTTCCTGCGGCGGGGCCGGGAATCCTGTCGGTGGCTGCCGCACCTATTGTCCAAAACTTTGACATGCCACAACCCGGTTATCTCGATGTAACGGTGATAGACCACGTGGGCCCAGGCGCCGCCAAGGTACAGTTGGTTGGTTTTGATTCCAGTCCCCCTTTGGCAAATAATATTGGCGGTAACGAGGCTGGGGTATTCGGTGATATCAGGGCAGACAGTCTCCCCTATGGGGTGGCCCAAGCACTATTTATCGGCCGCGATGGCGTTGCTGAGCAGCTCACCGTGGAGCCCGGAGACTATCAAATAGCCGTAACCCGCGGCCCGCGTTACTCGGCGTACACCGAGAACATTACTATTGAGGCTGGCCAGGTGACGACTGTTCAGGCAGAAATCGTCGAAGTAGTGAGCACAGCTGGATTTGTCCACGGTGATTTTCATGTGCACTCTATAGATAGCCCTGACTCCGAAGTTACGCGAGCAGAGCGCATTTCTGTCATGCTGGCGGAGGGGATCAGTTTCTTTACGCCATCGAATCACGGCGTTCGCTCGGACTTCTTGCCTACGATTCAGTCGATGGGTGTTGCCGATCTTATTGGCGTGGCCATCAGTAGCGAAACCACAACTTTCGACTACGGGCATTTCAATAGCTGGCCGGTGACGCTGGATCCTGCCAGCATCAGCGGTGGGGCTTACGACTGGGCGGGCCCTGCCTCGCCTGGTGATGACTTTCCAGCCTACGGGAATTACAGCATTCCCCCCGCGGAGATTTTTACCGGGCTACACGCAGATCCGATGAATAACCTGGTGCAGATTAACCATGTGGCATCATTTTTTGATAGTTCCGGACTCGCGGTTGATACGGGTACGACACCGCCGCAGTCTGCGGTTGACTTGGCGAGTCGTCGCCTCGATCCCTCAATCCCGAATGCGTTTGACAGCGGATTTGATGCCCTCGAAGTGTGGATCGGAACGAATGGCCGCGGCGGAATCATCAACGGATTTCTCGGCCAAAACGCCGGGAACTGGTTCAATCTGATCAATCAGGACCTGGTGCGTATCGGGATTGCCAATTCTGACACGCATGACTTCCGTTTTACCAAGACCTCGGCGCGTACTCTCATTCCCAGTGCGACCACTGATCCCGCCGCGCTCACGGCGGCGCCAGAAGCACTGGCGGCAACGGTATTAGCAGGTAAGGCCATTGGCACCAATGCGCCGTTTCTGTTGCTGCAGGCGAGCGGTGTGTGGCAGACCCAGGCCCAGGAAGCTGGATTGCGGCTTGACGACAATACGCTCATGCCGATTGACGTGGGTAGTGATGTGGTCTTGACGGCGATTATCAGCACGCCCGCTTGGGCCGAGGTGGATAATGTCGAGTTCTATATCAACAATCAGCCGCAGCTGACTACGAGCGCGCCGGCCAGTCCTCGCTACGGCGTGTGCGCGGACGCGCGGATAGCGGCAGGTGATGCCGGCTGGAGTGAAGTAGACGTGGTGGTTGATGCATCTGTTCAGGGTGGATCAAGGACCGATATCACCGCGACACTCCTGCTGGAGGATGTGACTGAGGATACCTGGATCGTGGCTGTGGCTAGCGGCACGGACGGCGTATCGAGACCCCTGTTCCCGGTTTTGCCTGCCGATCTGAATCCTGGCAGTAATGCGACATTAGCCGACCTCACGGACGGTAACCTGGGAGAGGGCGGCACACCTGCGTTCGCCTTCACCAATCCACTGTTTGTCGATGTGGATGGTAATGGCTGGAATGCCCCAGGCGTCAATAACGCGCCCTGCTCGCCATAA
- a CDS encoding aldo/keto reductase, translating to MQRRKLGRLFDVSRYTLGGGGIGQVWGATSREEAIKTVQDAHEAGITLFDMAPLYGNGEAEKVMGLAFPTGYPHTLRLTTKCMLGGANGTDVERILTASLQESLKLLKRDYIDVFILHGYVVPDNWHTTLPPKFLSKVAVTLSTFNDFVIPAFEKLKKSGRIKAWGVTAASTQVTNLKIINSESPPDVVQCMANVLDSAGSMEISGERAEPRAVIKQAKDQSVGVMGIRAVAAGALTDTIDRPVAADSSEQYDYDRAARFRLIAADMGASPAQLAHRYALSMPGVETVVLGVKNREELVDCLLAEAAPALEASVVQRIDTAVRN from the coding sequence ATGCAGCGACGAAAATTGGGTCGGTTATTTGATGTGAGTCGGTATACCCTGGGCGGCGGCGGCATTGGACAGGTCTGGGGTGCCACGTCTCGGGAAGAGGCGATAAAGACAGTGCAAGACGCCCACGAGGCGGGCATCACTCTGTTTGATATGGCGCCCCTGTACGGTAACGGTGAGGCAGAAAAAGTGATGGGGTTGGCGTTTCCTACTGGTTATCCGCACACGTTGCGTCTAACCACAAAGTGCATGTTAGGCGGGGCAAATGGTACCGATGTTGAGCGGATACTTACAGCATCTTTGCAGGAGAGTTTGAAGTTACTAAAACGTGACTATATTGATGTCTTTATCTTGCATGGATATGTCGTGCCGGATAACTGGCATACGACTTTGCCGCCAAAATTTTTGTCAAAAGTTGCAGTGACCTTGTCTACATTTAATGATTTTGTTATCCCGGCATTTGAGAAGCTGAAAAAAAGTGGGCGAATCAAAGCATGGGGAGTGACTGCTGCCAGCACGCAGGTCACTAATCTGAAAATCATCAACTCAGAAAGCCCGCCTGATGTCGTTCAGTGTATGGCTAACGTACTCGACTCGGCAGGCAGTATGGAAATATCCGGGGAGAGAGCCGAACCCCGCGCCGTGATAAAGCAAGCGAAAGATCAATCTGTCGGCGTTATGGGTATCAGAGCGGTGGCGGCGGGCGCTCTGACTGACACTATTGACAGGCCTGTTGCTGCAGATTCGAGCGAACAATATGATTATGATCGTGCCGCACGGTTCCGCTTAATAGCCGCCGATATGGGTGCATCCCCAGCACAACTCGCGCATCGGTACGCGTTGTCTATGCCGGGGGTTGAGACGGTGGTGCTCGGAGTGAAGAATCGAGAGGAGTTGGTAGACTGTTTGCTTGCAGAGGCGGCCCCTGCTCTGGAAGCCTCTGTGGTTCAGCGTATCGACACCGCCGTCCGTAATTAA
- a CDS encoding SDR family oxidoreductase — protein MEKVLVTGGSGFIGLHCIQQLLDRGFQVKTTIRSNDRQKEIVAAMTKHSSHPENLEFFVADLLQDAGWDEAVSGCRHVLHVASPFVIENPEDENVLIRPAVEGTLRVLAACRNSSVQKVVLTSSVAAIAYGHSKSKTLFDESDWSDTTGNISAYAKSKTLAEKAAWDFMEKLADNEKFELTTINPSAVTGPMLTDDIGTSNSFIVQLASGLMPVVPKIHMGFVDVRDVAKAHVFAMTSSKANGQRIIASEREMFFSDASKVLNSAGYMKAPTREIPDFVVRLMAPFIKQLGGLKASLGRIANLDKTKAHDIFDWKFISADESLTITARQLEEMGKLVKA, from the coding sequence ATGGAAAAAGTGTTAGTGACGGGCGGATCAGGCTTTATTGGATTACATTGTATCCAACAGCTGTTAGATCGGGGTTTTCAGGTGAAAACAACGATCAGGTCAAACGACAGACAGAAGGAAATTGTGGCCGCAATGACAAAGCACTCCTCGCATCCAGAAAATCTGGAGTTTTTCGTGGCAGACCTTTTGCAGGACGCAGGATGGGATGAAGCCGTCAGTGGCTGCCGGCATGTACTCCATGTCGCCTCGCCTTTTGTAATTGAAAATCCGGAAGACGAGAACGTTCTCATTAGGCCTGCCGTAGAAGGTACGTTAAGGGTACTGGCTGCTTGCAGAAACAGTAGCGTTCAGAAGGTCGTATTGACATCGTCGGTAGCTGCGATCGCTTACGGCCACAGCAAAAGCAAGACGTTGTTCGACGAGAGTGACTGGTCAGATACCACAGGAAACATCAGTGCTTATGCAAAAAGTAAGACGCTGGCTGAAAAAGCGGCCTGGGACTTCATGGAAAAGTTAGCGGATAATGAGAAATTCGAGTTAACTACTATTAATCCCTCTGCAGTCACTGGACCCATGCTTACCGATGATATTGGGACCTCCAATTCTTTTATTGTTCAATTGGCGAGTGGCTTGATGCCGGTGGTCCCGAAAATACACATGGGTTTTGTAGACGTTAGAGACGTTGCCAAGGCACATGTTTTCGCGATGACATCAAGCAAAGCGAATGGCCAGAGAATAATCGCGAGCGAGCGAGAGATGTTTTTCTCAGATGCAAGTAAAGTGCTTAATTCAGCTGGTTACATGAAAGCACCGACAAGGGAAATACCAGACTTTGTGGTAAGATTAATGGCGCCGTTCATAAAACAACTTGGCGGTCTGAAGGCATCTCTGGGCCGCATTGCTAATCTTGATAAAACGAAAGCCCATGACATCTTCGATTGGAAATTTATTAGCGCTGATGAGTCTCTTACGATCACCGCGAGGCAACTCGAGGAGATGGGGAAATTAGTTAAGGCGTAG
- a CDS encoding TerB family tellurite resistance protein, translating to MNDKQRDIHFEGAQLVAGTGKDTATQDAKFLISVLLVYVAKGDGKIDTTETDRMVEIVSSRFDSSGAEAMGLLSDAVKTFINGGDLIGRLGEISLGLTDTECHEIFAMLLDVVKADGHLADGEARTIETAGMILGLSDEAIQAGIQSAR from the coding sequence ATGAACGACAAACAGAGAGACATCCACTTTGAAGGCGCTCAACTGGTCGCCGGAACCGGGAAAGATACGGCTACCCAAGATGCAAAATTTTTGATTTCAGTGCTACTTGTTTATGTGGCCAAGGGGGACGGTAAGATTGACACTACAGAGACCGATCGCATGGTCGAGATCGTCTCCAGTCGCTTTGACAGCTCCGGCGCTGAGGCAATGGGGTTGTTGTCTGACGCCGTGAAAACGTTTATCAATGGTGGCGATCTGATTGGGAGGCTCGGCGAGATTAGTTTGGGACTCACTGACACTGAATGTCATGAGATTTTTGCGATGCTGCTGGATGTCGTCAAAGCCGATGGACACTTAGCCGACGGTGAGGCCCGCACGATAGAAACCGCGGGCATGATCCTCGGACTGTCAGATGAGGCTATACAAGCGGGAATTCAATCAGCGCGCTAG
- a CDS encoding tetratricopeptide repeat protein has translation MDDSKLYLIATRELDGDRMNSAAWAKAMALGKGDKEKAKWEYIEIRVQHFRSVEQEISRSGQQSSGQGGETQATVPPRLKISAQGLARVIETHSAASIEDKASPEDEIFSEQQSGGVIAGNMRKQRSNRLAPFVVLTLIIALLGILAWVSVPAYQRSVDLAKLSPGVASAADFRQTVHDYRKTAQQAYASAGYKLGTLYEQAKEVSQDNWQTLARYVAGMREAYAPASYEPEVLYGKVEEISRDNWQTSASYLIALREAYAPASYEPETLYRKVKGVSQKNWQAVAEYFRTVQRAFAAGQYNVGAMFDEGKGVPQDAAQAAMWYHRAAEQGYALAQYNLGVMYHDGEGMPQDDGLAVKWHGKAAEQGYELAQYNLGVMYDEGAGVPQDSRQAVVWYRKAADQGNASAQLKLGVSYRDGLGVPQDYAQAVNWYRKAAGQGNSSAQFNLGVSYRDGLGVERDYRQAAYWYRRAADQGDASAQNNLGFMHAEGIGVPQDYEQALAWYRKAADQGFASTQYNLGVMYAEGVGVPQDYIQAKVWYRKAADQGDAPAQNNLGFMYAEGVGAAKDYEQAVAWYRKAAVQGFVDAQLNLGVQYARGEGVRQDNVEAYKWFKLAAVNGNKDAARNLELVAESMTPGQIAIAENRVLWWNPETQ, from the coding sequence ATGGATGATTCAAAACTATATCTCATAGCAACCAGAGAGCTCGATGGCGATCGGATGAATTCGGCGGCCTGGGCCAAGGCAATGGCGCTCGGAAAAGGAGACAAGGAAAAAGCGAAGTGGGAGTACATTGAGATACGCGTGCAGCATTTTCGCTCAGTAGAGCAGGAGATTTCGCGGAGCGGCCAGCAATCGAGCGGGCAGGGAGGGGAAACTCAAGCGACAGTGCCCCCGCGGTTAAAGATAAGTGCGCAAGGACTGGCGCGCGTGATCGAAACGCACTCTGCGGCTTCGATAGAGGATAAAGCGTCTCCTGAAGACGAAATATTTAGCGAGCAGCAATCGGGTGGCGTTATTGCGGGCAATATGCGAAAGCAGAGATCAAATCGCCTCGCCCCTTTCGTTGTGCTGACGCTGATTATTGCGCTGCTTGGCATTCTTGCGTGGGTTTCTGTGCCCGCTTATCAGCGTTCAGTGGACCTTGCCAAGCTGTCGCCAGGGGTGGCGAGCGCGGCAGATTTTCGGCAAACAGTTCATGATTACCGTAAGACCGCGCAACAGGCATATGCTTCTGCCGGATACAAGCTCGGGACTTTATATGAACAAGCCAAAGAGGTTTCGCAGGATAACTGGCAGACGTTAGCCAGATATGTTGCCGGCATGCGAGAGGCCTATGCGCCTGCTTCTTATGAGCCTGAGGTGCTCTATGGCAAGGTCGAAGAGATTTCCCGGGATAACTGGCAGACGTCAGCCAGCTATCTTATCGCCCTGCGAGAGGCCTATGCGCCTGCTTCTTATGAGCCTGAGACGCTCTATCGCAAAGTCAAAGGAGTTTCGCAGAAGAACTGGCAGGCGGTGGCTGAGTATTTTCGTACCGTGCAACGGGCATTTGCAGCGGGGCAATACAATGTGGGCGCCATGTTTGACGAGGGAAAGGGTGTGCCGCAGGACGCTGCCCAGGCAGCAATGTGGTACCACAGGGCGGCTGAGCAGGGTTATGCACTCGCGCAATACAATCTCGGAGTGATGTATCACGACGGGGAGGGTATGCCACAGGACGATGGGCTTGCTGTTAAGTGGCACGGCAAGGCTGCCGAGCAGGGTTACGAGCTCGCGCAATACAATCTCGGAGTGATGTATGACGAGGGCGCGGGCGTGCCGCAGGACAGCAGGCAGGCGGTAGTCTGGTACCGCAAGGCCGCCGATCAAGGGAATGCGTCCGCGCAACTTAAGTTGGGTGTCAGTTACCGCGACGGTCTGGGTGTGCCGCAGGACTATGCGCAGGCCGTGAACTGGTACCGAAAGGCTGCCGGACAGGGGAATAGTTCGGCACAATTTAATCTGGGGGTGAGTTATCGTGACGGCTTGGGCGTGGAGCGGGACTATCGGCAGGCCGCTTATTGGTACCGCAGGGCAGCTGACCAAGGAGATGCTTCCGCTCAAAATAATCTGGGATTTATGCATGCCGAAGGTATCGGTGTACCGCAGGACTATGAGCAAGCGCTCGCGTGGTATCGCAAAGCCGCTGATCAGGGGTTCGCTTCCACGCAATATAATCTTGGCGTTATGTATGCCGAGGGTGTTGGCGTACCGCAGGACTATATTCAGGCGAAAGTCTGGTACCGCAAGGCTGCCGATCAGGGCGATGCACCCGCACAGAACAACCTCGGGTTTATGTATGCCGAGGGGGTGGGCGCAGCTAAGGATTACGAGCAGGCAGTAGCCTGGTATCGCAAGGCGGCGGTTCAGGGATTTGTCGACGCGCAGCTCAATCTGGGTGTGCAGTACGCTCGCGGCGAGGGCGTGCGACAGGACAATGTCGAGGCATATAAATGGTTCAAGTTGGCTGCGGTGAATGGCAATAAAGATGCGGCACGGAATCTGGAGTTAGTTGCCGAATCAATGACGCCCGGGCAGATCGCGATAGCGGAAAATCGCGTGCTGTGGTGGAATCCTGAAACTCAATAA
- a CDS encoding porin family protein: MSKTIYSGWKALVLLVATCWVTSASADGFYVGAGAYRTDISIDDFDDNDYAPAAFVGYQFLDTNLLMLSGEVGYYDFGDYESNDNKAEGSAITLAGVAYLPLGPFFEIYAKAGIASAKIEVKDSGDRQDFDGEDGFGGIGVAFDILDTIDIYAEYLAFDTKLNSKLYGIGVRLDF; encoded by the coding sequence ATGAGCAAGACAATATATTCAGGCTGGAAGGCCTTGGTGCTGTTGGTTGCTACTTGCTGGGTAACAAGTGCAAGCGCCGATGGGTTCTACGTCGGTGCCGGTGCCTACAGGACGGATATCAGCATAGATGACTTTGACGATAATGATTACGCCCCCGCCGCCTTTGTCGGTTATCAGTTTCTGGATACAAATCTGCTAATGCTTTCTGGCGAAGTGGGCTACTACGATTTCGGGGACTACGAAAGCAACGACAATAAAGCTGAGGGGTCTGCTATCACTCTGGCTGGAGTCGCCTATTTACCCTTGGGTCCATTTTTCGAGATCTACGCGAAGGCCGGCATTGCATCGGCAAAAATTGAAGTAAAAGACTCGGGAGATCGACAAGATTTTGACGGGGAAGATGGCTTTGGTGGTATTGGTGTCGCCTTTGATATATTGGACACAATTGATATTTATGCAGAGTATTTGGCGTTCGATACCAAGCTGAACTCCAAGCTGTACGGTATTGGTGTGCGGTTGGATTTTTAG
- a CDS encoding linear amide C-N hydrolase, producing the protein MNMSKMVSCLVAVALVSLQVSSASACTFITLTGADGTVVASRTMEWGAFDLSPEMTFVPSGTAFSAMTMPDGQDGAEWVAKYNIAGVTLLGQMLFGDGVNSEGLNVSLLYLPGFAEYQAYDPDKASISLAPVDVAGFLLSQHATVAEVRNGLNNIRVVPIVTPELGEAAPVHFSVTDKSGDQIVIEYLDGALSVYDKTLGVMTNSPPYDWHINNARNYVNMRADAWPSRDVNGIDIAPMGYGSGLIGLPGDFTPPSRFIRALAWTQTARPTEGGEDTVHESIRILSNFVLPMEAVDKKLNPAELEVLKYGGTQYTVSYDLRNLKVYFQTSDNPSVRSVDMSTFDFDALSGPIKLPMRNLAAPFSTDVTPAS; encoded by the coding sequence ATGAACATGTCAAAGATGGTTTCTTGCCTGGTTGCAGTGGCACTGGTGAGTCTGCAGGTTAGTTCAGCAAGCGCATGTACTTTTATCACACTGACAGGCGCTGATGGCACAGTAGTCGCGTCACGGACGATGGAGTGGGGCGCATTTGATTTATCGCCGGAGATGACATTTGTGCCATCAGGCACGGCGTTCTCTGCAATGACCATGCCGGATGGACAGGACGGCGCTGAGTGGGTCGCGAAATACAATATTGCAGGTGTGACCTTACTGGGCCAGATGCTGTTTGGTGACGGCGTTAATTCCGAGGGATTGAATGTTTCATTGCTTTACTTACCGGGGTTCGCTGAATACCAAGCTTATGACCCTGACAAGGCTTCGATTTCCCTAGCTCCCGTCGACGTTGCGGGCTTTCTTTTGAGTCAGCATGCAACGGTTGCAGAGGTCAGGAATGGGCTCAATAACATCAGAGTCGTACCGATTGTTACCCCTGAACTGGGTGAGGCGGCGCCAGTGCATTTCTCAGTCACGGATAAAAGTGGTGACCAGATCGTGATCGAATATTTAGATGGCGCCCTCAGCGTGTACGACAAGACGTTGGGTGTTATGACGAATTCGCCGCCTTACGACTGGCATATCAATAACGCACGGAACTATGTCAATATGCGTGCTGACGCTTGGCCTTCGAGAGATGTCAACGGCATAGATATCGCGCCAATGGGCTATGGCAGTGGCTTGATTGGGTTGCCAGGTGATTTTACCCCTCCGTCGCGGTTTATCCGCGCGCTGGCTTGGACGCAAACAGCACGGCCCACTGAGGGTGGCGAGGACACGGTGCATGAATCAATCCGCATTCTTTCAAATTTCGTGCTCCCCATGGAAGCAGTTGATAAGAAATTGAACCCGGCGGAGCTTGAGGTTCTCAAGTATGGGGGGACGCAGTATACGGTGTCTTATGATTTGCGGAATTTGAAGGTGTATTTCCAGACCAGTGACAATCCAAGCGTACGCAGCGTGGATATGTCGACGTTTGACTTCGATGCGCTCTCAGGCCCGATAAAACTTCCAATGAGAAATTTAGCCGCCCCTTTTTCAACCGATGTAACGCCCGCGTCCTGA
- a CDS encoding diguanylate cyclase domain-containing protein, whose product MPQNIAEQSLALSRDSDIGSRIGGEEFAHLLIETDLEDAGTIAQRSLAGKSKAEIDGQSVTVSVGVVRLLESDKRFKSF is encoded by the coding sequence GTGCCACAAAATATTGCCGAACAGAGTCTGGCCCTCTCTAGAGACTCCGACATTGGTTCTCGGATTGGCGGCGAGGAATTTGCACACCTGCTAATTGAAACCGATCTGGAGGATGCGGGCACGATCGCGCAGCGCTCGCTGGCGGGAAAATCAAAGGCTGAGATTGATGGCCAGTCGGTCACTGTAAGCGTCGGAGTAGTCAGGCTGCTGGAGTCTGACAAACGTTTTAAGAGTTTTTGA
- a CDS encoding ZrgA family zinc uptake protein has translation MKRIDIDHIFGLSAGIACLMLVPPAMGESRQHGVHVHGVAEMTLVLDQRDLEIEFSGPAMSVVGFEHTAQSTTDIEAVKKAQTALNNGANVFTFIGTQCVMRDVTVDVSAVWDGMAVDRDEGAGQGSHARAHESHEKHEKHEESHSDISAHYTFRCMENDSPLAVRVGVDDLPFDVEEIHAKWVTDSGQGAAQLSADKSQLTLR, from the coding sequence ATGAAGCGTATAGACATCGATCATATCTTTGGATTATCTGCAGGAATAGCGTGCCTGATGCTCGTGCCACCGGCGATGGGTGAGTCGCGTCAACACGGGGTGCACGTGCATGGCGTGGCCGAAATGACGCTGGTCCTGGATCAGCGTGACCTAGAGATTGAATTTTCCGGACCGGCAATGAGTGTCGTGGGTTTTGAGCACACCGCTCAGTCCACGACGGATATTGAAGCAGTGAAAAAAGCGCAGACAGCGCTAAATAACGGTGCGAATGTATTTACGTTCATCGGTACGCAATGCGTTATGCGAGACGTTACCGTTGATGTCAGTGCCGTGTGGGACGGTATGGCAGTTGACCGTGATGAAGGGGCGGGTCAAGGGTCGCATGCTCGAGCACACGAGTCACACGAAAAGCACGAAAAGCACGAAGAGTCTCACAGTGACATCAGTGCACATTATACGTTTCGTTGCATGGAGAATGACTCACCGCTGGCCGTGCGCGTAGGCGTGGATGACTTGCCCTTTGATGTTGAGGAAATACATGCGAAGTGGGTAACTGACAGCGGTCAGGGTGCTGCGCAGCTCAGTGCTGACAAGTCGCAGCTCACGCTTAGATAG
- a CDS encoding MerC domain-containing protein, translating to MRNYSDVLQPFADKASIGLSFLCLLHCLALPLLVVLLPSFVALGLEDERFHIWLVVMVIPLSTFALTLGCTRHRRLSVLLTGAIGLLFLCMAPLLGHDLVGEFGERLITLVGSVLIAASHVKNSLLCRQEATCECSDRT from the coding sequence ATGCGTAATTACTCGGATGTATTGCAGCCCTTCGCGGACAAGGCATCGATAGGATTGTCGTTCCTTTGCCTCTTGCATTGCCTCGCCTTACCGCTGCTGGTTGTATTGTTGCCATCGTTTGTGGCGCTGGGTCTGGAGGACGAGCGTTTCCACATCTGGCTGGTTGTGATGGTTATTCCGCTTAGTACGTTCGCCCTCACCCTGGGATGTACTCGCCATCGGCGCCTAAGTGTCTTATTGACCGGCGCGATTGGCCTATTATTTTTGTGCATGGCGCCGCTGTTAGGCCACGATTTGGTGGGGGAATTTGGCGAGCGTCTGATCACGCTGGTTGGTTCGGTGCTTATTGCTGCAAGTCATGTCAAAAATTCCCTGCTATGCAGGCAAGAGGCGACATGTGAGTGCAGCGATCGAACCTGA